From Actinosynnema mirum DSM 43827, a single genomic window includes:
- a CDS encoding transposase, producing MEDRLCALGLGLNAIVLFTTRHLDAATTELRAGGHEVREEDAARLSPFVRHHVNLLGRYSFLLAEVFAGRPAALMRRDATVRRTPMPEAGGAPGTGAGAVTCPRGTRLGPAPRG from the coding sequence GTGGAGGACCGGCTCTGCGCCCTGGGCCTGGGCCTGAACGCGATCGTGCTGTTCACCACCCGCCACCTCGACGCCGCGACCACCGAACTGCGCGCGGGCGGGCATGAGGTGCGCGAGGAGGACGCCGCCAGGTTGTCGCCGTTCGTGCGCCACCACGTCAACCTGCTCGGCCGCTACTCCTTCCTGCTGGCCGAGGTGTTCGCCGGGCGGCCGGCCGCGCTGATGCGGCGCGATGCGACCGTCCGGAGAACACCGATGCCGGAGGCGGGCGGAGCACCCGGCACCGGCGCGGGAGCTGTCACCTGCCCACGCGGGACACGCCTTGGTCCAGCGCCGCGAGGGTGA
- a CDS encoding peptidoglycan-binding domain-containing protein — translation MRRVTMALLGLLAPAMLFTGVATAAAAPEKVVVAVQEAPVAAGGPEAVAEAACTSYTNVYVGGTYYLHVPSLGTDSWNFNCVVVRGHKGWPVLVLQESLNACYGQGLVEDGDFGGNTERAVRNVQAIIGVPVDGRAGPITRKAMLWQAYDHGNGGAHTGWCTHY, via the coding sequence ATGCGAAGAGTGACGATGGCTCTGCTGGGCCTGCTGGCGCCCGCGATGCTGTTCACGGGGGTGGCGACCGCGGCGGCGGCTCCGGAGAAGGTGGTGGTGGCCGTGCAGGAGGCTCCCGTGGCAGCGGGAGGTCCCGAGGCGGTGGCCGAGGCCGCCTGCACGAGCTACACGAACGTGTACGTGGGGGGCACGTACTACCTGCACGTGCCGTCGCTGGGCACGGACAGCTGGAACTTCAACTGCGTCGTGGTCCGCGGCCACAAGGGCTGGCCGGTGCTCGTGCTCCAGGAGAGCCTGAACGCCTGCTACGGGCAAGGGCTGGTGGAGGACGGCGACTTCGGCGGGAACACCGAGCGGGCCGTGCGGAACGTGCAGGCGATCATCGGCGTCCCCGTGGACGGCCGGGCGGGCCCGATCACGAGGAAGGCCATGCTCTGGCAGGCCTACGACCACGGGAACGGCGGAGCCCACACCGGCTGGTGCACCCACTACTAG
- a CDS encoding SDR family NAD(P)-dependent oxidoreductase: MTLVTTPFDATSTAADVVTGVDLTGRRAIVTGGASGIGRETARALASAGAEVTLAVRDTAAGMEVAAAISAATGNPAVTAASLDLADHSGVQAFAAAWNGPLDILVNNAGVMALPTLERVDSGWERQFAVNHLGSAALTLGLHRALAVADSARVVNVSSSGHLMAPVDFEDVNFEHRPYTPYGAYGQSKTAMILFTVALASRWAPDGITVNALHPGGIMTNLQRHLDDAGLAAIGAKDADGTTLAVPPGWKSVEQGAATSVLLAASPLVAGVTGRYFEDAAEAAPSPDGDPFKPGVADYALDRELADRLFALTLAALDQGVSRVGR, encoded by the coding sequence ATGACCCTTGTCACCACCCCTTTCGACGCCACGAGTACGGCCGCGGACGTCGTGACCGGCGTCGACCTCACCGGTAGGCGCGCCATCGTCACCGGCGGCGCCTCGGGCATCGGGCGTGAGACCGCCCGCGCGCTCGCCTCGGCAGGCGCCGAGGTCACCCTGGCCGTCCGCGACACCGCCGCCGGCATGGAGGTCGCGGCCGCGATCAGCGCGGCCACCGGCAATCCGGCAGTCACGGCCGCGTCGCTCGACCTGGCAGACCACAGCGGTGTCCAGGCGTTCGCGGCCGCGTGGAACGGCCCGCTCGACATCCTCGTCAACAACGCCGGCGTGATGGCACTCCCGACGCTCGAACGCGTCGACTCCGGCTGGGAGCGCCAGTTCGCCGTCAACCACCTCGGCTCGGCCGCGCTCACCCTCGGCCTGCACCGCGCGCTGGCCGTCGCCGACAGCGCCAGGGTCGTCAACGTCTCCTCCTCCGGGCACCTGATGGCGCCTGTCGACTTCGAGGACGTCAACTTCGAACATCGCCCCTACACCCCCTACGGCGCCTACGGCCAGTCCAAGACCGCGATGATCCTGTTCACGGTCGCCCTCGCCTCGCGGTGGGCACCGGACGGCATCACCGTCAACGCCCTGCACCCCGGCGGGATCATGACCAACCTCCAGCGTCATCTCGACGACGCCGGCCTGGCCGCCATCGGCGCCAAGGACGCCGACGGCACCACGCTCGCCGTCCCGCCCGGCTGGAAGAGCGTCGAGCAGGGCGCCGCGACGTCGGTGCTGCTGGCCGCCTCTCCACTGGTCGCCGGTGTCACCGGCCGCTACTTCGAGGACGCGGCCGAGGCCGCGCCCTCGCCGGACGGCGACCCGTTCAAGCCCGGCGTGGCCGACTACGCGCTCGACCGCGAACTGGCCGACCGGCTCTTCGCCCTCACCCTCGCGGCGCTGGACCAAGGCGTGTCCCGCGTGGGCAGGTGA
- a CDS encoding non-ribosomal peptide synthetase codes for MRLSAPLSSGQQRLWTLSQLDGAGPAYNETMAFALLGPLDHEALRRAFDALADRHEALRTRIVVEDGWPVQVVEPVGHGFPCPVNDVIGRPDEAAGLRRDDPAEAFDLSRAPLARARLLVEGDRRHVLLITVHHIVFDGWSRTLLLRELGVLYGAELTGVAADLPPARPYRDYALAQQEWLTGPGREAHEAYWRGRLDGVAPVLELPADRPRPARQDHRGARVPVRLGPELTARVKAVAREHGATTYSTILTCWFLLLSRLSAQADIVVGVPTANRGAGGDHPDTLGFFVNTLAVRADLGGSPTGAVLLKQVRGALRGAIDHVELPFERVVELVNPPRSPAHTPLFQTMFAWVPKLDDVLELPGVEAEPLEVEHAPAKFDLALNLADERSDVLGHLDYAVALFDRATAERYARYLVRLLDQLAARPEADVASYDLLDDAERREILTNWSTGAAPRRRPGGLVERFTTHADTTPDAPALVCDGLTLTYRELDRRSTRLANALRRRGAGPGEVVAVRSGRSAELVVSVLGVLKTGAAYLPLDPTQPAARQAAMVEDARPILVLDGIGALEAEGDETRGAVTTDPRETAYVIHTSGSTGRPKGVAVTHHSVLALFDQWQDRFGATPGEATSAWSSTGFDASVHELLLPLTTGAVLHVVPEDVRPDPAALMAWLREHRVVQAFLPPAYVRWIDEDPARAAGLALRQVLTGVEPLQQAALARFAAAVPGLRICFGYGPTEATLYATAHVDPEPVDRPAPIGRPLPGSRLYLLDDRLRPVPPGVAGEVFLAGDCLARGYLHRPDLTAERFVPDPFAPGERMYRTGDLARWLQGGEAEYAGRRDDQIKLRGFRIEPGEVTAALLAVPGVREAAVLVDREGDPRLVAGVAGGSRSPHEWRAALANRLPDYMIPSVFAEFDRLPLSRSGKLDRDAVLARARTSASTSPVNTAAPRDHVELALLRIWRELLLHPSIGVSDDFFDVGGTSISAIKLAHAIGVGFGRELPIRDVILHPTVEAQAALLRADRPVDGGSLVEFRRGAGKARVVCVHPAGGTAFCYLPLSALLPEDAGVLGIQSPGLNPGESPLPSVEAMAEEYLRLVDPRPGETLVLCGLSYGGLVAYEMGRRLAGEHRVSVVLLDTTATDDPAARAAIEPVPAAEFREKLVRFNGMYPGIEDAQIERYHRTYNHNRLTAREHDPGESAARVVFVQAVGEDPVPGAVEFWRRRVRGGFEVVPADCGHWDVLESDALPLVAELITAELAAR; via the coding sequence ATGCGATTGTCCGCACCGCTGTCGTCCGGCCAGCAACGCCTGTGGACCCTGTCCCAGCTGGACGGGGCGGGACCGGCCTACAACGAGACCATGGCCTTCGCCCTGCTAGGTCCCCTCGACCACGAGGCCCTGCGGCGCGCCTTCGACGCGCTCGCCGACCGCCACGAAGCGCTGCGGACCCGGATCGTCGTGGAGGACGGTTGGCCCGTGCAGGTCGTCGAGCCCGTCGGGCACGGGTTTCCTTGCCCTGTCAACGATGTCATCGGGCGGCCGGACGAGGCGGCCGGGCTGCGGCGGGACGACCCGGCCGAGGCGTTCGACCTGTCGCGCGCGCCGCTGGCCCGCGCCCGGCTGCTCGTCGAGGGCGATCGCCGGCACGTCCTGCTGATCACCGTGCACCACATCGTCTTCGACGGCTGGTCCCGCACCCTCCTGCTGCGCGAGCTGGGCGTCCTCTACGGCGCCGAGCTGACCGGCGTGGCGGCCGACCTGCCGCCCGCCCGGCCGTACCGCGACTACGCCCTGGCGCAGCAGGAGTGGTTGACCGGCCCCGGCCGGGAGGCGCACGAGGCGTACTGGCGCGGCAGGCTCGACGGGGTGGCGCCGGTGCTGGAGCTGCCCGCCGACCGGCCGCGACCGGCCCGGCAGGACCACCGGGGGGCGCGCGTGCCCGTCCGCCTCGGACCCGAGCTCACCGCGCGGGTGAAGGCGGTCGCGCGCGAGCACGGCGCCACGACCTACTCCACCATCCTGACCTGCTGGTTCCTCCTGCTCTCCCGGCTCTCCGCACAGGCTGACATCGTTGTCGGCGTGCCGACGGCCAACCGGGGCGCGGGTGGCGACCACCCCGACACGCTCGGGTTCTTCGTCAACACCCTGGCGGTGCGCGCGGATCTGGGCGGCTCCCCCACCGGCGCCGTCCTGCTCAAGCAGGTCCGCGGCGCCCTGCGCGGCGCCATCGACCACGTCGAGTTGCCGTTCGAGCGGGTCGTGGAGCTGGTGAACCCGCCTCGCAGCCCGGCGCACACCCCGCTCTTCCAGACGATGTTCGCCTGGGTGCCGAAGCTCGACGACGTCCTGGAACTGCCAGGGGTGGAAGCCGAACCCCTCGAGGTCGAGCACGCCCCCGCCAAGTTCGACCTCGCGCTCAACCTCGCCGACGAGCGCAGCGACGTCCTCGGGCACCTCGACTACGCCGTCGCCCTCTTCGACCGCGCGACCGCCGAGCGGTACGCGCGCTACCTCGTCCGGCTGCTCGACCAGCTCGCCGCCCGCCCCGAGGCCGACGTCGCGAGCTACGACCTGCTCGACGACGCCGAGCGCCGCGAGATCCTCACCAACTGGAGCACCGGCGCCGCACCGCGCAGGCGCCCCGGTGGGCTGGTCGAGCGGTTCACCACCCACGCCGACACCACCCCGGACGCCCCGGCGCTCGTCTGCGACGGCCTGACCCTCACCTACCGCGAGCTGGACCGCCGGTCGACGAGGCTGGCGAACGCCCTGCGCCGTCGCGGGGCCGGACCGGGCGAGGTCGTCGCCGTCCGGAGCGGGCGGTCGGCCGAACTCGTGGTGTCCGTGCTGGGCGTGCTGAAGACCGGCGCCGCCTACCTCCCGCTCGACCCGACCCAGCCCGCGGCGCGGCAGGCGGCGATGGTCGAGGACGCGCGCCCGATCCTGGTGCTGGACGGCATCGGCGCCCTCGAAGCCGAGGGCGACGAGACGCGCGGAGCGGTCACCACCGATCCCCGCGAGACGGCGTACGTCATCCACACCTCGGGGTCGACCGGGCGGCCGAAGGGCGTCGCGGTGACCCACCACAGCGTCCTGGCCCTGTTCGACCAGTGGCAGGACCGCTTCGGCGCGACACCCGGCGAGGCCACGTCGGCGTGGTCGAGCACCGGCTTCGACGCCTCGGTGCACGAACTCCTGCTGCCGCTGACCACCGGCGCCGTGCTGCACGTCGTGCCCGAGGACGTCCGGCCCGACCCGGCGGCGCTGATGGCGTGGCTGCGGGAGCACCGGGTGGTGCAGGCGTTCCTGCCCCCGGCCTACGTCCGCTGGATCGACGAGGACCCGGCCAGGGCCGCCGGGCTCGCGCTGCGCCAGGTCCTCACCGGCGTCGAACCCCTTCAGCAGGCCGCGCTCGCCCGGTTCGCCGCCGCCGTGCCCGGCCTGCGGATCTGCTTCGGCTACGGACCGACCGAGGCCACCCTCTACGCGACCGCGCACGTCGACCCGGAGCCCGTCGACCGCCCGGCCCCGATCGGACGGCCGCTGCCGGGCTCCCGGCTGTACCTGCTGGACGACCGGCTGCGCCCGGTGCCGCCGGGGGTGGCCGGCGAGGTGTTCCTCGCCGGTGACTGCCTGGCTCGCGGCTACCTGCACCGGCCGGACCTGACCGCCGAGCGGTTCGTGCCGGACCCGTTCGCGCCGGGCGAGCGCATGTACCGCACCGGGGACCTGGCCCGCTGGCTCCAGGGCGGCGAGGCCGAGTACGCCGGTCGCCGGGACGACCAGATCAAGCTGCGCGGCTTCCGCATCGAGCCCGGCGAGGTGACGGCCGCGCTGCTGGCCGTCCCGGGGGTCCGCGAGGCCGCGGTGCTGGTCGACCGCGAGGGCGATCCCCGGCTCGTCGCCGGGGTGGCGGGCGGGAGCCGGAGTCCGCACGAGTGGCGCGCGGCGCTGGCAAACCGGTTGCCGGACTACATGATCCCGTCGGTGTTCGCCGAGTTCGACCGGCTGCCGCTCAGCCGCAGCGGCAAGCTCGACCGCGACGCGGTCCTGGCGCGCGCCCGCACGAGCGCGTCGACCAGCCCGGTCAACACCGCCGCTCCGCGCGACCACGTCGAACTGGCGCTGCTGCGGATCTGGCGAGAGCTGCTCCTGCACCCCTCGATCGGCGTCTCGGACGACTTCTTCGACGTCGGCGGCACGTCGATCTCGGCGATCAAGCTCGCCCACGCGATCGGCGTCGGGTTCGGCCGTGAGCTGCCGATCCGCGACGTCATCCTGCACCCGACCGTCGAGGCGCAGGCCGCGCTGCTGCGCGCGGACCGCCCGGTCGACGGCGGCAGTCTCGTCGAGTTCCGCCGGGGCGCCGGGAAGGCCCGCGTGGTCTGCGTGCACCCGGCGGGCGGCACGGCGTTCTGCTACCTGCCGCTCAGCGCCCTGCTGCCCGAGGACGCCGGGGTGCTGGGCATCCAGTCCCCCGGTCTCAACCCCGGCGAGTCGCCGCTGCCGAGCGTCGAGGCGATGGCCGAGGAGTACCTGCGGCTCGTCGACCCCCGGCCAGGGGAAACCCTGGTCCTCTGTGGACTGTCCTACGGCGGCCTCGTCGCCTACGAGATGGGTCGTCGGCTGGCCGGGGAGCACCGCGTCAGCGTGGTCCTCCTCGACACCACCGCGACCGACGACCCGGCGGCGAGAGCCGCGATCGAACCCGTGCCTGCGGCCGAGTTCCGCGAGAAGCTGGTGCGGTTCAACGGGATGTACCCCGGCATCGAGGACGCGCAGATCGAGCGCTACCACCGCACGTACAACCACAACCGGCTGACCGCGCGCGAGCACGACCCCGGCGAGTCGGCCGCGCGGGTGGTGTTCGTCCAGGCCGTCGGCGAGGACCCGGTCCCCGGCGCGGTGGAGTTCTGGCGCCGCCGCGTCCGAGGCGGGTTCGAGGTCGTGCCCGCGGACTGCGGGCACTGGGACGTGCTGGAGAGCGACGCGCTGCCGCTGGTCGCCGAGCTGATCACCGCAGAGCTGGCGGCGCGATGA
- a CDS encoding TetR/AcrR family transcriptional regulator encodes MSYDSTATRARLLAAAHDEFAEKGFAGARVDRIASAATVNKQAIYAYFGSKEALFDAVLAQRYTVLADAVPMDARDLPAYAGALFDEITNDAGLQRLTLWKTLERPEVFPEEAQAHRGKAQAVVDAYGVSAETAMDALMLVLAAAQAWNLTPPAVRTPGEQDETARRARHRHAVVTAVAAITATLLE; translated from the coding sequence ATGTCCTACGACTCGACAGCCACCCGCGCCCGCCTGCTCGCCGCAGCCCACGACGAGTTCGCCGAGAAGGGCTTCGCCGGGGCGCGCGTGGACCGCATAGCCTCCGCCGCGACGGTCAACAAGCAGGCGATCTACGCGTACTTCGGGTCCAAGGAGGCGCTGTTCGACGCGGTGCTCGCCCAGCGCTACACGGTGCTGGCCGACGCCGTCCCGATGGACGCGCGGGATCTGCCCGCCTACGCGGGCGCGCTCTTCGACGAGATCACCAACGATGCCGGGCTCCAGCGCCTCACCCTCTGGAAGACGCTCGAACGCCCGGAGGTGTTCCCCGAGGAGGCCCAGGCGCACCGGGGCAAGGCGCAGGCTGTCGTCGATGCCTACGGCGTGAGCGCGGAGACCGCGATGGACGCCCTGATGCTCGTGCTCGCGGCCGCGCAGGCGTGGAACCTCACCCCGCCTGCCGTCCGCACCCCAGGAGAGCAGGATGAGACCGCGCGTCGCGCCCGCCACCGCCACGCGGTCGTGACCGCCGTCGCCGCGATCACCGCGACATTGCTCGAATAG